In uncultured Trichococcus sp., one DNA window encodes the following:
- a CDS encoding tocopherol cyclase family protein, whose product MANKVTHPILFQGDLKKKGPYFEGWYFKSVSADEKTVLSLIPGISLTAEDPHCFIQYSYVHVGETLEKELRTGYIRYPLSAFQCNRSPFVLKVGNSVFSETLVSVHLEEGDFRIEGILKLGPFQKIKRTSLSPSVMGFFAYIPNMECYHGVISMNHAIDGTVAIGNKTRDFTGGKGYLEKDWGTSFPQEYVWIQCNHFRDEGTSLFFSVATIPFRGSSFEGFICSFMLDGEEYRFATYNRSKFTLGLLTDDRIEIEVSHASASLTLCAEVLHGGALLAPTEQGMDKIVKEGLSGIVTVDFTDKKTGRDYHDVGNVAGIEVVR is encoded by the coding sequence ATGGCAAACAAAGTAACCCATCCGATCCTGTTTCAAGGAGACCTGAAAAAGAAAGGCCCCTATTTTGAAGGATGGTATTTCAAAAGTGTTTCGGCAGATGAAAAGACAGTCCTCAGCCTGATACCCGGCATTTCGCTCACAGCGGAAGACCCGCACTGTTTTATCCAATATTCCTATGTCCACGTCGGAGAAACGCTTGAAAAAGAGCTGCGCACCGGCTACATCCGCTACCCCTTGTCCGCGTTCCAATGCAACCGAAGTCCTTTTGTGCTGAAAGTCGGCAACAGCGTCTTTTCGGAAACGCTCGTCAGTGTGCACCTGGAAGAGGGTGATTTCCGGATAGAAGGCATCCTGAAGCTGGGGCCTTTCCAAAAAATCAAACGGACATCGCTGTCGCCATCCGTCATGGGTTTTTTCGCCTACATCCCCAACATGGAATGCTATCACGGCGTCATCAGCATGAATCATGCCATCGATGGAACGGTGGCGATCGGAAACAAAACCCGTGATTTTACAGGCGGCAAAGGCTACCTTGAAAAGGACTGGGGGACGTCATTTCCTCAGGAGTATGTCTGGATCCAATGCAATCACTTCCGGGACGAGGGGACGAGCCTCTTCTTCTCGGTGGCGACAATCCCTTTCCGCGGGTCCTCGTTTGAAGGGTTCATCTGCAGTTTCATGTTGGATGGAGAGGAGTACCGTTTTGCGACCTATAACCGCAGCAAATTCACTTTGGGGTTGTTGACCGATGATCGCATCGAAATCGAAGTTTCCCATGCCTCCGCTTCCCTCACCCTCTGTGCGGAAGTGCTCCACGGCGGGGCACTTTTGGCGCCGACCGAGCAGGGGATGGACAAAATCGTCAAAGAAGGCCTTTCCGGCATCGTCACGGTCGACTTCACCGACAAGAAAACCGGCAGAGATTATCACGACGTCGGGAATGTTGCAGGCATCGAAGTGGTGCGCTAA
- a CDS encoding secondary thiamine-phosphate synthase enzyme YjbQ translates to MSQNLFTYRIQTSGKQSLTNIDVYLEDALTKSGVKDGIMVVFCPHTTAAITINENADPDVQKDLNWGYTDTFPNKGSYHHMEGNSDAHIKSSLTGASETIIVTEGRMLLGAWQSIYFWDYDGPRNRKFHVKIIAG, encoded by the coding sequence ATGAGCCAAAATCTGTTCACTTACCGCATCCAGACGAGCGGCAAACAGTCGTTGACGAACATCGATGTCTACCTCGAGGATGCTCTGACAAAAAGCGGCGTGAAGGACGGCATCATGGTCGTCTTCTGTCCGCATACGACAGCCGCCATTACGATCAATGAGAACGCCGACCCGGATGTGCAGAAGGACCTGAATTGGGGGTATACGGATACGTTTCCGAACAAAGGCAGCTATCACCATATGGAAGGCAATTCCGATGCCCACATCAAGTCTTCCTTAACCGGGGCCAGCGAAACGATCATCGTGACGGAAGGGCGGATGCTGCTGGGCGCTTGGCAAAGCATCTATTTCTGGGATTACGATGGGCCGCGTAACCGCAAATTCCATGTGAAGATCATCGCCGGATAG
- a CDS encoding CoA pyrophosphatase yields the protein MLEDIKKIFAEHEPKPIGEQRYFSVLLPLIREDGALHVLYEVRGKHISQPGDTSFPGGAVEPGESFEETAIRETMEELNLKRDNITILGEMDYIMNERAIIHCYVGEIVGVDKDDIRFNKEVQEIFTVPLQYFMDNRPTYYSSTVRLEHPDDFPFELIPNGKAYKFRIGVHSVPFYHLEHHRLWGYTANFTDRFVSILEQNEQSSK from the coding sequence ATGCTGGAGGATATCAAAAAAATATTTGCGGAACACGAACCCAAGCCAATCGGGGAACAGCGCTACTTTTCTGTTCTGCTCCCTTTGATCAGGGAGGACGGGGCGCTTCATGTGCTTTATGAAGTGCGGGGCAAGCATATTTCCCAACCGGGCGATACCTCATTCCCGGGCGGCGCGGTGGAGCCGGGAGAGAGCTTTGAGGAGACGGCGATCCGTGAAACGATGGAAGAACTGAACCTAAAAAGGGACAATATCACGATTTTGGGGGAAATGGACTATATCATGAACGAGCGCGCAATCATCCATTGCTACGTCGGGGAAATCGTCGGCGTGGACAAGGATGATATCCGCTTCAATAAAGAAGTTCAGGAAATTTTCACGGTACCGCTTCAGTATTTCATGGACAATCGGCCGACCTATTACTCTTCGACGGTACGGCTGGAGCACCCGGATGATTTCCCGTTCGAATTGATCCCGAACGGCAAGGCCTACAAATTCAGGATCGGCGTCCACAGCGTCCCGTTCTACCATCTGGAGCATCATCGGCTCTGGGGATATACCGCGAACTTCACCGACCGCTTCGTGAGCATACTGGAGCAAAATGAGCAATCATCAAAATAA
- a CDS encoding thioesterase family protein, producing the protein MINELKPYIHVAQYYETDQMKIIHHSNYIRWFEEARIDFLDQIGANYANLEANDIVSPVLTVEAQYKSMVRYGDSVYVLPEIESYNGVKLSLAYRVIDVATGDLRTTGKSQHCFLNEENRPVSLKKSQPHVHDSFEKYRDHIFSV; encoded by the coding sequence TTGATAAATGAATTGAAACCATACATCCATGTCGCCCAATACTATGAAACAGATCAGATGAAGATCATCCATCACTCTAACTACATACGTTGGTTTGAGGAGGCACGCATAGACTTCCTGGATCAGATCGGTGCAAATTACGCAAACTTGGAAGCAAATGACATTGTCAGCCCGGTATTGACGGTCGAAGCCCAATACAAGTCGATGGTCCGCTACGGCGATTCCGTCTACGTCCTGCCCGAAATCGAGTCGTACAACGGCGTCAAATTGAGTCTTGCCTACCGCGTCATCGATGTCGCGACCGGTGATTTGCGCACGACCGGCAAAAGCCAACATTGCTTCCTGAATGAAGAAAACCGGCCTGTTTCGTTGAAGAAATCCCAACCGCATGTGCACGACAGCTTCGAAAAATATCGGGATCATATTTTCAGCGTTTGA
- a CDS encoding pyruvate carboxylase, translated as MKKVLVANRGEIAIRVFRALTELGIPTVGVYAQEDEGSVHRFKADEAYLVGKGKKPIDAYLDIEDLIRIAKDSGADGIHPGYGFLSENIDFARRCKEEGIKFIGPSLEHLDIFGDKIKAKVAAVEAGIQSIPGSDGPVANIDEVIAFAETYNYPIMIKAALGGGGRGMRMAFNEQEAREGFERARSEALAAFGSDEIYVEKYIQNPKHIEIQILGDEHGNIVHLYERDCSVQRRHQKVVEVAPCVSMSDEVRHEICNAALQLMKHVGYVNAGTVEFLLEGDQFYFIEVNPRVQVEHTITEMITGVDIVQSQILIAQGQNLHKEIGIPQQANIPLIGAAIQCRITTEDPLNNFFPDTGKINTYRSPGGFGIRLDAGNGFQGTVVTPFFDSLLVKLCVQASTFDQAVRKMERSLIEFRIRGVKTNIPFMYNVITHPIFVSGDAKTTFIDTTPELFEFPKTRDRGNKTMQYIGNITVNGFPGVQKGHKKFYDKPRIPTDIIVPEQKIITAKNILDEKGPAAVSEWIKDQNRVLLTDTTFRDAHQSLLATRIRTNEMQAIAAETQAAIPQLFSSEMWGGATFDVAYRFLSEDPWKRLKKLRSQMPDTLLQMLFRGSNAVGYQNYPDNGLEEFIRLAAKNGIDVFRIFDSLNWTKQMERSIQYVRDNDKIAEAAICYTGDINDPTQTKYTIKYYKEMAKELESLGAHVIAIKDMAGLLKPQAAYRLISELKDTVNLPIHLHTHDTSGNGIYTYSEAIKAGVDIVDVAMSAMSGTTSQPSMSSLFYALEGSEHEPDINIHNVHKINRYWEDIRDYYEEFEGGIQTTSTEVYDHQMPGGQYTNLQQQANAVGLNDEWDKVKEMYADVNKMFGDIVKVTPSSKVVGDMALFMVQNKLNEEDVYEKGETIDFPESVISFFKGDLGQPTGGFPERLQEIILKGKKAITERPGSLREPIDFVALKAELEEKIQRPASDEDVISYLMYPQIFLDYVAVYDKFGDVTKLDTPTFFHGMRMGEQIEVQIEKGKTLIIKLNSIGEPDSDGMRILYFELNGQGREIEVKDMSITSTKAIRKKAEPTNKEHVGATMPGSVLEVLVKRGDRVSQGDPVVITEAMKMETMIRSTINGVVDQIYVIDGDQIEAGDLLIEIEAK; from the coding sequence TTGAAAAAAGTTTTGGTTGCAAATCGCGGTGAAATCGCGATACGTGTATTTCGTGCACTGACTGAACTGGGAATCCCTACTGTTGGCGTATATGCGCAAGAGGATGAAGGTTCTGTGCACCGTTTTAAAGCAGATGAAGCCTATTTGGTCGGAAAAGGCAAAAAGCCTATCGACGCCTATCTGGACATCGAAGACCTGATCCGCATCGCTAAAGATTCCGGTGCAGACGGCATTCATCCTGGATATGGTTTCTTATCTGAAAATATCGACTTCGCCAGACGTTGCAAAGAAGAAGGCATCAAATTCATCGGCCCTTCTCTGGAACACCTGGACATTTTTGGCGATAAAATCAAAGCTAAAGTTGCAGCTGTAGAAGCCGGCATCCAGTCAATCCCTGGCTCGGACGGCCCAGTCGCGAACATCGACGAAGTCATTGCGTTCGCGGAAACCTACAACTATCCGATCATGATCAAAGCGGCTTTAGGCGGCGGCGGTCGCGGTATGCGTATGGCGTTCAACGAACAAGAAGCCCGCGAAGGTTTCGAAAGAGCCCGTAGTGAAGCTTTGGCCGCATTCGGAAGCGATGAAATTTATGTCGAAAAATACATCCAAAATCCTAAACACATCGAAATCCAGATTCTAGGGGATGAGCATGGCAACATCGTTCACCTTTACGAGCGCGACTGCTCCGTACAACGCCGCCATCAAAAAGTTGTCGAAGTGGCACCTTGCGTTTCCATGTCGGATGAAGTCCGCCATGAAATCTGTAACGCTGCCCTTCAATTGATGAAACACGTCGGCTATGTGAATGCCGGAACTGTTGAATTCCTTTTGGAAGGCGATCAATTCTACTTCATCGAAGTGAATCCGCGTGTCCAAGTGGAACACACGATCACAGAAATGATTACAGGGGTCGATATCGTGCAATCACAGATCCTGATCGCACAAGGACAAAATCTGCATAAAGAAATCGGTATCCCGCAACAGGCAAATATCCCGTTGATCGGCGCCGCTATCCAATGCCGGATTACGACGGAAGATCCCTTGAACAATTTCTTCCCTGATACCGGAAAAATCAACACTTACCGTTCTCCAGGCGGCTTCGGTATCCGCTTGGATGCGGGTAACGGCTTCCAAGGTACGGTCGTGACGCCGTTCTTCGACTCCTTATTGGTGAAATTATGTGTGCAAGCTTCGACATTCGATCAAGCTGTCCGTAAAATGGAACGTTCCCTGATCGAATTCCGTATCCGTGGCGTGAAAACGAACATCCCGTTCATGTACAACGTCATCACGCACCCGATCTTTGTGTCAGGCGATGCGAAAACGACTTTCATCGATACGACGCCGGAACTGTTCGAATTCCCTAAAACGCGCGACCGCGGTAACAAAACGATGCAGTACATCGGTAACATCACCGTCAACGGTTTCCCGGGCGTGCAAAAAGGCCACAAGAAATTCTACGATAAGCCTCGGATCCCGACTGATATTATTGTGCCGGAACAAAAAATCATTACTGCCAAAAACATTTTGGATGAAAAAGGCCCTGCAGCCGTGAGCGAATGGATCAAAGACCAAAACCGTGTGCTCTTGACGGATACAACTTTCCGTGATGCGCACCAAAGTTTGTTGGCTACCCGTATCCGCACAAACGAAATGCAAGCCATCGCAGCCGAAACGCAAGCAGCGATTCCGCAATTGTTCTCATCCGAAATGTGGGGAGGAGCTACCTTCGACGTTGCTTACCGCTTCCTGAGTGAAGATCCTTGGAAACGATTGAAGAAACTGCGCTCGCAGATGCCGGATACTTTATTGCAGATGCTGTTCCGTGGATCGAATGCGGTCGGATACCAAAACTATCCGGACAACGGTTTGGAAGAATTCATCAGACTTGCCGCTAAAAACGGGATCGACGTGTTCCGTATCTTCGACAGCTTGAACTGGACGAAGCAGATGGAAAGAAGCATCCAGTACGTGCGCGACAACGATAAGATCGCTGAAGCAGCCATCTGCTACACAGGCGATATCAATGATCCGACACAAACGAAATATACGATCAAATACTACAAAGAGATGGCCAAAGAGCTGGAATCACTGGGCGCACACGTCATTGCGATCAAGGATATGGCAGGACTTCTGAAACCGCAAGCGGCCTACCGTCTGATCAGCGAATTGAAGGATACCGTTAATCTGCCGATCCATCTGCACACGCATGATACAAGCGGAAACGGCATCTATACGTACTCAGAAGCAATCAAAGCCGGTGTCGACATCGTGGACGTGGCCATGAGTGCCATGAGCGGTACGACCAGCCAACCGAGCATGAGCAGCTTGTTCTATGCATTGGAAGGTTCTGAGCACGAACCGGACATCAATATCCACAACGTGCACAAAATCAACCGTTATTGGGAAGATATCCGTGATTACTATGAAGAATTCGAAGGCGGCATCCAGACGACTTCAACAGAAGTCTACGATCACCAAATGCCGGGCGGACAATACACGAACCTGCAACAACAGGCGAATGCTGTCGGCTTGAACGACGAGTGGGATAAAGTCAAAGAAATGTACGCTGACGTCAACAAAATGTTCGGCGACATCGTGAAAGTGACACCATCCTCAAAAGTTGTCGGCGATATGGCCCTCTTCATGGTCCAAAACAAACTGAATGAAGAAGATGTCTACGAAAAAGGTGAAACCATCGACTTCCCTGAATCCGTCATCAGCTTCTTCAAGGGCGACTTGGGCCAACCGACAGGCGGATTCCCTGAAAGATTGCAGGAAATCATCCTGAAAGGCAAAAAAGCCATCACAGAAAGACCAGGCAGCCTGCGTGAGCCTATCGACTTCGTGGCTTTGAAAGCCGAGCTGGAGGAAAAAATCCAACGCCCAGCAAGCGATGAGGATGTCATCAGCTACCTGATGTACCCGCAAATCTTCCTGGATTACGTTGCAGTCTACGACAAGTTCGGCGATGTCACAAAACTTGACACCCCTACTTTCTTCCACGGCATGCGTATGGGTGAACAGATTGAAGTTCAGATCGAAAAAGGCAAGACCTTGATCATCAAATTGAACTCGATCGGTGAACCCGATTCGGACGGGATGCGTATTCTTTACTTCGAATTGAATGGCCAAGGCCGTGAGATTGAAGTCAAAGACATGTCCATCACGAGCACGAAGGCGATCCGCAAAAAAGCGGAACCTACCAACAAAGAACACGTCGGCGCAACGATGCCGGGTTCTGTATTGGAAGTTCTCGTCAAACGCGGCGATCGCGTATCGCAAGGCGATCCGGTCGTGATCACCGAAGCGATGAAGATGGAAACGATGATCCGTTCCACAATCAACGGTGTCGTCGATCAGATCTATGTCATCGACGGCGATCAGATCGAAGCCGGAGACCTCTTGATCGAAATCGAAGCAAAATAA
- the gcvT gene encoding glycine cleavage system aminomethyltransferase GcvT, translating to MSEPKTGKRTPLFEYYKANGVKLIDFGGWEMPIQFSGILAEHEAVRERAGLFDCSHMGEIEISGSEAESYLNKLLTNDVSVMTISQAQYNIMCYPDGGAVDDVILFKMDKDRYLLICNASNTDKVYAWMQENNGSDAILNNISDSIGLLALQGPEAINILKELTDADLDAIGNYHFIQDQEVAGIPHVLISRTGYTGEDGFELFLASEQTALLWEKLLAAGEANGVLPCGLGSRDTLRLEAGMPLYGHELSENINPLAAGLGFAVKTKKASDFIGKGALAAIRENGLTEKIVGFEATERGIPREGYKVFSADGAEIGVVTSGTQSPTLKKSIGMALVKSEAATIGTEIQIEIRNKRIQAIIIPKPFYKRAK from the coding sequence GTGAGTGAACCAAAGACAGGCAAACGCACGCCATTATTTGAATATTATAAAGCGAACGGCGTGAAGCTGATCGATTTCGGAGGCTGGGAGATGCCAATCCAATTTTCCGGAATTCTGGCCGAGCATGAGGCTGTCCGTGAACGAGCGGGACTTTTCGATTGTTCGCATATGGGAGAAATCGAAATATCCGGAAGTGAAGCGGAAAGCTACCTGAACAAGCTGCTGACGAATGATGTCAGCGTGATGACCATCAGCCAAGCCCAATACAACATCATGTGTTATCCGGATGGCGGGGCAGTGGACGATGTCATCCTTTTCAAAATGGACAAAGACAGGTATCTGTTGATCTGCAATGCATCCAATACGGATAAAGTCTATGCATGGATGCAAGAAAACAATGGATCGGATGCGATCCTCAACAATATTTCCGACAGCATCGGCTTGCTCGCCCTGCAGGGACCGGAAGCTATCAATATTTTAAAGGAACTGACTGACGCCGATCTGGATGCCATCGGAAATTACCATTTCATCCAGGACCAGGAAGTGGCGGGCATTCCGCATGTCCTGATTTCGAGGACGGGCTATACCGGTGAAGACGGTTTTGAATTGTTTCTGGCAAGTGAGCAGACCGCTTTATTGTGGGAAAAACTGTTGGCCGCCGGGGAAGCCAACGGTGTGTTGCCTTGCGGACTCGGTTCCCGGGACACGCTCCGATTGGAGGCGGGGATGCCGCTCTATGGGCATGAATTATCGGAAAACATCAATCCGTTGGCAGCTGGTCTGGGATTTGCGGTCAAAACGAAAAAAGCGAGCGATTTTATCGGCAAAGGGGCTTTGGCGGCAATCCGCGAGAATGGATTAACCGAAAAAATCGTCGGTTTCGAAGCTACCGAAAGAGGGATTCCGCGCGAAGGATATAAAGTCTTTTCAGCGGACGGTGCAGAAATCGGTGTCGTCACTTCCGGAACACAATCACCGACTTTGAAGAAAAGCATCGGAATGGCTTTGGTGAAGTCGGAAGCGGCAACCATCGGCACGGAGATCCAGATCGAAATCCGCAACAAACGCATCCAAGCGATAATCATTCCGAAACCGTTCTACAAAAGAGCTAAATAA
- the gcvH gene encoding glycine cleavage system protein GcvH, with the protein MADHKNFYYTKEHEWVEKITDETVRIGITEHAAEQLGDIVFVDFVADLDAELAKGDEAVTVESVKSVSEVYAPVSGTVTKQNEALADAPETVNAEAFAGGWMYEMSLSDASELDELLSYDEYEAFVAEEEA; encoded by the coding sequence ATGGCAGACCACAAAAATTTTTATTACACAAAAGAGCACGAATGGGTAGAAAAAATCACGGATGAAACGGTACGCATCGGCATCACGGAGCATGCGGCGGAACAATTGGGCGACATCGTGTTCGTGGATTTCGTAGCCGATCTGGATGCGGAATTGGCCAAAGGGGACGAAGCTGTGACGGTAGAATCCGTAAAATCCGTCTCGGAAGTGTATGCGCCGGTTTCCGGAACAGTGACGAAACAAAACGAAGCTTTGGCTGATGCGCCTGAAACCGTTAATGCGGAAGCTTTTGCGGGCGGCTGGATGTATGAAATGAGCTTGAGCGATGCCAGCGAATTGGATGAGTTGTTGAGCTACGACGAATACGAAGCATTCGTGGCCGAGGAGGAAGCATAA
- the gcvPA gene encoding aminomethyl-transferring glycine dehydrogenase subunit GcvPA: protein MTEEQFRYLPDTAEDEKEMLAVIGVESMEDLFADIPEEIRLKEELAIPAAVSESELLKQMKALAEKNVSSGQMPIFMGAGTYDHYIPSVVDAVISRSEFYTAYTPYQAEASQGELQAIFEFQSMISELTGMEATNSSLYDGFASLSEAVGLAAAVTKRNEIVLSQSVHPNARAVVHAAAKGRGLEVIEVLMEKDVTNFNVTRCLTTPDTAAIVVQYPNFFGSVEDLAVVKKIAEDKGALLIVMANPLALGILEAPGKLGADIVVGDTQPFGLPMSFGGPHCGYFSVNQKHIRKVPGRIVGETVDADGERAFVLTLQSREQHIRREKATSYMSSNQALNALASAVCMAALGKQGVQEMAQLNVDKAAYFAQALQDKGFAILNQSPFFNEFVIDLPFPAAEANRALLEAGIIGGYSLAETYQKPNQLLVCATEKRTKEEIDRFIAVLEGTKHA from the coding sequence ATGACTGAGGAGCAATTCCGTTATTTACCGGATACAGCCGAAGACGAAAAGGAAATGCTGGCCGTCATCGGAGTCGAAAGCATGGAGGACCTGTTCGCGGATATCCCTGAAGAAATCCGTCTGAAGGAAGAACTGGCGATTCCGGCGGCCGTCTCCGAATCGGAACTTTTGAAGCAAATGAAAGCTTTGGCAGAAAAAAACGTCAGCTCCGGGCAGATGCCGATTTTCATGGGCGCGGGCACCTACGATCATTACATCCCGAGCGTGGTCGATGCCGTGATTTCGCGCTCCGAATTCTATACAGCCTATACCCCTTATCAGGCGGAAGCCAGCCAAGGGGAGCTGCAGGCGATTTTCGAATTCCAATCGATGATCAGCGAACTGACGGGCATGGAAGCGACAAACTCTTCCTTATATGATGGCTTCGCTTCCTTGAGCGAAGCTGTCGGTTTGGCCGCGGCCGTCACGAAACGGAACGAAATCGTCCTCTCGCAGTCGGTCCATCCGAACGCCCGTGCCGTCGTCCACGCCGCCGCAAAAGGTCGCGGCCTGGAAGTCATCGAGGTTTTGATGGAGAAGGACGTCACCAACTTCAATGTGACGCGATGCCTGACGACGCCGGATACCGCCGCGATCGTAGTCCAATATCCGAATTTCTTCGGATCGGTCGAAGATTTGGCTGTCGTCAAAAAGATCGCCGAGGACAAGGGCGCGCTGTTGATCGTGATGGCCAATCCATTGGCGCTGGGAATCCTTGAAGCGCCCGGGAAACTGGGTGCGGATATCGTTGTCGGCGACACGCAGCCGTTCGGTTTGCCGATGTCATTCGGCGGCCCGCACTGCGGTTATTTCTCAGTGAACCAAAAGCATATCCGCAAAGTTCCCGGCAGGATCGTCGGGGAAACGGTGGATGCCGATGGAGAGCGCGCCTTTGTGTTGACGCTCCAAAGCAGGGAGCAGCATATCCGCCGCGAAAAAGCGACTTCCTACATGAGTTCGAACCAAGCCTTGAACGCTTTGGCCTCCGCGGTCTGCATGGCGGCTCTCGGGAAGCAGGGCGTCCAGGAAATGGCGCAGCTGAACGTCGACAAAGCGGCTTATTTTGCCCAGGCCTTGCAGGATAAAGGCTTCGCAATCCTGAACCAATCGCCGTTCTTCAATGAGTTCGTCATCGATCTGCCTTTCCCGGCCGCAGAAGCGAACCGCGCTTTGCTGGAGGCGGGCATCATCGGCGGCTATAGCTTGGCGGAAACCTATCAAAAGCCGAATCAGCTGTTGGTTTGTGCCACCGAGAAACGCACGAAGGAAGAAATCGACCGATTCATTGCGGTATTGGAGGGAACAAAGCATGCGTAA
- the gcvPB gene encoding aminomethyl-transferring glycine dehydrogenase subunit GcvPB gives MRKTKNVIFELSRPGRVGYSLPKSDVPKTDFKDKLPEHLVRKHPAELPEISELQLMRHYTNLSQDNFGVETGFYPLGSCTMKYNPKINEVTARLDGFANIHPYQPVETVQGALQLMHELQEDLEVITGMDGVSLQPAAGAHGEWTGLMMVRAYHEKNGDLQRTKVFVPDSAHGTNPSSAHIAGFDVVSIPSTAEGLVDLEALRIAVDDQTAALMLTNPNTLGLFERDIVQIAEIIHGAGGLLYYDGANLNAILSKTTPGTMGFDIVHLNLHKTFSTPHGGGGPGAGPVGVKAYLKEFLPIPRVEKTEEGYVLNSDHPASIGPVKGYYGNFGVLVRAYTYIRTMGPVGLRKVSESAVLHANYLRKLLENDFDTPYPVICKHEFVLSGNRQKKGGVRTLDMAKRLLDYGYYAPTVYFPLIVEEALMIEPTETESKETLDDFADALIAIAREAAETPETVTQAPHHTSVRRLDEVRAARVIKVKY, from the coding sequence ATGCGTAAAACGAAAAATGTGATTTTTGAATTGAGCCGTCCGGGGCGTGTCGGCTACAGCCTGCCGAAGAGCGATGTCCCGAAAACGGATTTCAAAGACAAACTGCCGGAGCATCTTGTCCGCAAACATCCGGCCGAGCTGCCGGAAATCAGCGAACTGCAGCTGATGCGCCACTACACCAACCTTTCCCAGGACAACTTCGGCGTGGAAACCGGCTTTTATCCGCTGGGATCCTGCACAATGAAATACAACCCGAAAATCAATGAGGTGACCGCCCGTTTGGACGGCTTCGCCAATATCCACCCGTATCAGCCAGTGGAGACCGTCCAAGGCGCACTGCAATTGATGCATGAACTGCAGGAAGATTTGGAAGTCATCACCGGCATGGACGGTGTTTCTTTGCAGCCGGCAGCCGGAGCGCACGGCGAATGGACCGGGTTGATGATGGTGCGGGCTTACCATGAAAAGAATGGCGACTTGCAGCGGACGAAAGTTTTCGTGCCTGACAGCGCCCACGGGACCAACCCGTCAAGTGCGCATATCGCGGGCTTCGATGTCGTAAGCATCCCGTCGACCGCTGAAGGCTTGGTCGACCTTGAGGCATTGCGCATTGCAGTCGATGACCAGACCGCCGCTTTGATGCTGACGAATCCGAATACGCTGGGGCTGTTTGAGCGCGACATCGTCCAGATCGCCGAAATCATCCATGGAGCCGGCGGATTGCTGTATTATGACGGAGCGAACCTGAACGCCATCCTCAGCAAAACGACGCCGGGCACGATGGGCTTCGATATCGTCCATTTGAATCTGCACAAGACATTCAGCACGCCTCATGGCGGCGGCGGCCCGGGAGCCGGTCCGGTAGGCGTAAAAGCTTATCTGAAGGAGTTCCTGCCGATTCCGCGAGTGGAGAAGACGGAAGAAGGCTATGTACTGAACAGCGATCATCCCGCTTCGATCGGCCCGGTCAAAGGCTATTACGGCAACTTCGGCGTCCTCGTGCGGGCCTACACCTACATCCGCACGATGGGTCCGGTCGGCTTGCGCAAAGTTTCCGAGAGCGCCGTATTGCATGCCAATTATCTGCGCAAGCTTCTCGAAAATGATTTCGATACGCCTTACCCGGTCATCTGCAAACACGAATTCGTCCTCTCCGGCAACCGCCAGAAGAAAGGCGGCGTAAGGACTTTGGATATGGCCAAACGCTTGCTGGATTACGGTTATTACGCTCCGACCGTCTATTTCCCGCTGATCGTCGAAGAGGCCTTGATGATCGAACCGACGGAAACCGAAAGCAAGGAAACGCTCGATGACTTCGCGGACGCGCTGATTGCGATCGCGCGCGAAGCCGCCGAAACGCCGGAAACCGTCACACAAGCCCCGCATCATACATCGGTCAGAAGACTGGATGAGGTGCGCGCCGCAAGAGTGATCAAAGTGAAATACTGA
- a CDS encoding iron-sulfur cluster biosynthesis family protein, which translates to MKFTFTDSAIAEIQKRYDLKDISLFYAVGEDCGCPTTGIFILKVKDAGMAEYDAVIETNIGPVPAQKWALVFLDSDNVVDFNERLHAFQLKSERGFLNMNLLLEQTVAQ; encoded by the coding sequence ATGAAATTCACCTTTACCGATTCCGCCATCGCGGAAATCCAAAAACGCTACGACCTCAAGGACATCAGCCTGTTCTATGCGGTCGGCGAAGATTGCGGCTGCCCGACAACCGGCATTTTCATACTGAAAGTCAAAGATGCCGGAATGGCGGAATACGATGCCGTGATTGAAACGAACATCGGACCCGTGCCTGCCCAAAAATGGGCTTTGGTATTCCTCGACAGCGACAATGTCGTCGATTTTAATGAACGCCTGCATGCCTTCCAGTTGAAGAGCGAGCGCGGCTTCCTGAACATGAATCTGTTGCTAGAACAGACCGTCGCACAATAA